A section of the Primulina eburnea isolate SZY01 chromosome 1, ASM2296580v1, whole genome shotgun sequence genome encodes:
- the LOC140805536 gene encoding uncharacterized protein, whose product MTRLPPWTSRQPGSSSQGGGVRSNPRIEPGRRRGPEPEQRKKSPPVVGTIKMISGGSTDGDSNRARKSRSRRECLEVEGSRKSEAVISFGSEDLRGVNLPHNDALVIQARVANYDILRVFVDSGSSVNVIFKDAFEQMDLQGYHLETVEAALFGFAGHVVYPEGEIILPLTLGSHDLKRTVMTSFTMVDSPSSYNIILGRPAMNELRAVASTYHQKIKFPVGARVGEVRGDQPSSRKCYVEAVRADQSRSKKEGKRAKIGGTGGRIVEEGEIHFVAEEEQEAVEIGPGQQIRVARDLSMTTRVSLIKCLKTNIHVFAWSQQELTGISPFISEHHLNILPGSHPIKQKKRHFGPEKDKVISEQVKELLKAGHIREIQFPTWLSNVVLVPKSTGKWRMCVDFRDLNKACPKDHYPLPRIDQLVDSTSGYELLSFMDAYQGYHQIPLAKKDQDKASFVTSGGTFCYIVMPFGLKNAGATYQRLMDKVFEKQLGRNVEVYVDDILSKTREVTTFIDDLEETFATLMQYGIKLNPAKCIFGVKSGKFLGFMVTERGIEVNPEKVKSVLCMPSPQSVKEVQKLTGRIASLSRFISRSAHRSYPFFQVLRKAQQFGWNDKCEQAFQDLKAHLAELPVLVKPEPGEKLFLYLSSTEHAVSSVLIKEEGSDQKPVYYVSHALKGPELRYTEVEKIALALIVTARKLRPYFLSHQIVVLTNSPLGRIMTHAEVSGRMIKWTVELGEYDIEYKPRVAIKAQALSDFLSEMIQPSGEEVWTVFVDEASSLAGACGVGVVMISPPGEKIKLAIRIDSRVTNNEAEYEAVLAGIRAAREVGASRIIIYSDSQLVTQQIKGVYEAKDDRMLKYLQLIKARAGGFLDWSIEQIPREENGEADILAKMAASLSEVSTREVLHVSRLILSTDEEGTPDPESSWMTPLIRFIEKGALPEDRGQAQKIKRQAPRFVLLNAILYKRSFQGPLLKCLPEKEVDYVLREIHEGCCAEHLGGMSLARKTMLAGFWWPTLVRMQLGWFKPAKDVNIIQTSSIAQLLL is encoded by the coding sequence ATGACTAGGTTGCCGCCATGGACATCCCGGCAGCCCGGATCTAGTTCCCAGGGAGGAGGTGTCAGAAGCAATCCTAGGATCGAGCCCGGAAGGAGAAGGGGGCCTGAGCCTGAGCAAAGAAAGAAGTCACCCCCGGTTGTAGGGACGATTAAAATGATATCCGGAGGCTCTACTGATGGAGACTCTAACCGGGCGAGGAAGTCAAGGAGTAGGAGAGAATGTTTGGAGGTGGAAGGATCGAGGAAGAGTGAGGCAGTCATCAGTTTCGGCTCGGAGGACCTAAGAGGGGTGAATCTACCCCACAATGATGCCCTGGTGATCCAAGCCCGAGTGGCGAATTATGATATTCTGCGGGTCTTCGTGGACTCAGGCAGTTCTgtgaatgtaatttttaaggatGCTTTTGAGCAGATGGATTTACAGGGCTATCACCTGGAAACAGTGGAAGCCGCTCTTTTTGGCTTCGCCGGGCACGTGGTTTATCCGGAGGGGGAAATTATTTTACCTCTAACTTTGGGTTCTCATGATCTCAAAAGAACAGTGATGACTTCTTTCACTATGGTGGACTCCCCATCATCTTATAACATCATCCTTGGGAGGCCAGCCATGAATGAGTTGAGGGCTGTAGCGTCTACGTACcaccagaaaataaaatttcctgTGGGAGCAAGGGTAGGAGAAGTCCGGGGAGATCAACCCTCTTCTCGAAAGTGTTATGTAGAAGCGGTCCGGGCAGATCAGAGCAGATCTAAGAAGGAGGGGAAGAGGGCTAAGATAGGTGGGACAGGAGGAAGGATAGTGGAGGAAGGGGAGATACACTTTGTGGcagaggaagagcaggaggctGTGGAAATAGGGCCAGGCCAGCAAATCCGGGTGGCTCGGGATCTCAGCATGACCACCCGGGTgagtttaattaaatgtttaaaaactaACATCCATGTGTTTGCCTGGTCCCAGCAGGAGCTTACGGGGATTTCTCCCTTTATATCGGAGCATCATTTAAACATCCTCCCAGGGTCTCACCCCATAAAGCAGAAAAAGAGGCACTTTGGTCCTGAAAAGGATAAAGTCATATCAGAGCAAGTAAAGGAGCTCCTGAAGGCGGGGCATATTCGGGAAATTCAATTCCCTACGTGGCTTTCCAATGTGGTTTTAGTACCTAAATCCACTGGCAAATGGCGCATGTGTGTAGACTTCCGCGATCTGAACAAAGCGTGCCCTAAAGATCATTATCCGCTGCCCCGGATTGACCAGCTGGTAGATTCCACCTCGGGCTATGAGCTGCTGAGCTTTATGGATGCGTACCAGGGGTATCATCAAATTCCCTTGGCCAAAAAAGATCAAGATAAAGCCAGCTTCGTCACctcgggaggtacattttgttataTTGTAATGCCTTTCGGGTTGAAGAATGCAGGGGCCACTTATCAGCGTCTTATGGACAAAGTATTCGAGAAGCAGCTGGGGCGGAACGTGGAggtctatgtggatgatatctTAAGCAAGACCCGGGAGGTCACTACTTTTATTGATGATCTGGAGGAAACTTTTGCCACCCTCATGCAATATGGGATCAAGCTTAACCCGGCCAAATGTATCTTTGGCGTAAAGAGTGGCAAATTCTTGGGATTCATGGTTACAGAGCGGGGAATTGAGGTAAATCCGGAGAAGGTGAAGTCTGTTTTATGTATGCCCTCTCCCCAGTCTGTAAAAGAGGTACAAAAGCTGACGGGAAGGATTGCTTCCCTTTCTCGATTTATATCCCGATCAGCACACAgaagttatcctttctttcaagtCTTGAGAAAGGCCCAGCAATTCGGATGGAACGATAAATGTGAACAAGCCTTCCAGGACTTGAAAGCCCATCTTGCAGAGCTCCCGGTATTAGTAAAGCCCGAGCCCGGGGAGAAATTATTCCTGTATTTATCCTCTACAGAGCATGCTGTCAGTTCAGTGTTGATCAAAGAAGAAGGCTCTGATCAGAAGCCTGTCTATTATGTCAGCCACGCTCTAAAAGGGCCCGAGCTCCGGTATACAGAGGTAGAGAAGATTGCATTGGCTTTGATCGTGACCGCCCGGAAGCTAAGACCTTACTTCTTATCGCATCAAATAGTGGTTCTTACCAACAGCCCTCTTGGTAGAATCATGACTCATGCTGAGGTATCCGGGCGAATGATTAAGTGGACGGTGGAATTGGGGGAGTACGATATCGAATACAAACCACGAGTGGCTATCAAGGCACAAGCTTTATCAGACTTTTTATCTGAGATGATCCAGCCCAGCGGAGAGGAAGTGTGGACAGTTTTTGTAGATGAGGCGTCTAGCCTTGCGGGTGCGTGCGGAGTAGGAGTCGTGATGATATCTCCCCCGGGAGAAAAAATCAAATTGGCAATAAGGATTGATTCCCGAGTAACTAATAATGAGGCCGAGTACGAGGCTGTGCTAGCTGGAATTCGAGCTGCTCGGGAAGTCGGGGCTTCCCGGATAATTATATATTCTGATTCACAACTCGTAACTCAGCAGATAAAGGGTGTATATGAAGCTAAAGATGATAGGATGCTGAAATATCTACAGCTTATCAAAGCTCGAGCAGGAGGCTTTTTGGATTGGAGTATCGAGCAAATCCCCCGAGAAGAAAACGGCGAGGCAGATATTCTGGCGAAAATGGCAGCATCCCTAAGTGAAGTAAGCACCCGGGAGGTATTGCATGTCTCCCGCTTGATCCTCTCGACGGACGAAGAAGGAACACCCGATCCAGAAAGCTCCTGGATGACGCCTTTAATCAGATTTATTGAAAAGGGTGCACTACCCGAGGACAGAGGTCAAGCTCAGAAGATTAAGAGACAAGCTCCCAGGTTTGTTCTCTTAAACGCAATCTTGTATAAAAGATCATTCCAGGGGCCTCTTTTAAAATGCTTGCCTGAAAAGGAGGTAGATTATGTACTCCGGGAAATTCATGAAGGATGTTGCGCGGAGCACCTCGGAGGAATGTCTCTAGCTCGAAAAACCATGCTTGCAGGATTTTGGTGGCCAACCCTGGTCAGGATGCAGCTCGGGTGGTTCAAACCTGCGAAGGATGTCAACATCATACAAACTTCAAGCATAGCCCAGCTACTCTTATGA